GCCCAGCGACGCGGCGGTGTCCACGAAGATCGGGCGGCCGTTGGTGTCGGTGGCGCCCAGCAGCATCGGCCGCAGTCGCGGGTCAGCGACGTAGCCGGTGACGTCGTAGTTGTCGTCGATCACCTTCGCCTCGCCGTCCACGAGGTCCTTCCAGATGCCGCCGTTGGCCTTGGTGGCGGTGCCGAGCACCACCGAGTTGGTGGTCTCGGCCAGGTAGTCGTCGAACGGGCCGGCCGCCCCCGAGGGCGACTTGCCGTGGATCGCGGCCAGGTCGAAGGCCCGGGAGAGGGCGACGGGCAGGTCCTGCTGCAGCTGCGTGAAGAGGCCGGCCGCATTGGAGCGGGCGACCTCCTCGGAGACGGGGACGAGCACGGCGACCTTCTTGCCGGCCATCGTCTTGACGTTCATCGACTCGGTACCGGTGGGCTTGGAGCCGCCCTCGTTGACCCACCCGGCCTGGGGAATGTCCATGCTGACCGGGATGGCGGTCTGCGCGGTCATCGACAGCGGGATGCGGCGGGCGAGCTGCATCACCGCCGACGTCTCGGCCGTCCGGTTGAAGATCGGCTCGGTGATGGTCGGCGGCAGCAGGGTCGCGTTGATGTTGCTGAGCTTGACGGGTTCCGCCATGACTGGCCCTCCAAATGGGCTTCGGGCGCTACTTGTTGAGGGCGCTGGTGATGAGCTGGGCGAACTGGTCCTGCGGGCTGAGCGGCGCGGGCTGCCCGCCGCCCTGCAGCGGGTCGGGGCCTGGCAGGCGCACGCCGGGGGCGGGCGCGAAGGCGGCCAGGGCCTGGGCGTCGGCCTCCATCGCGGCCGCGTCCGCGCCCTGGATACGGGAGACGAGGGCGTCGGGCAGCTTGTACTGGCGGCCCAGGCGCTCGCGGGTGAGCTGGGCCTCGGTGGCGGCGAGCTTGTCGGCGGCCTCCCGGATCGCGGCCGCCGCGACGGCCGGGTCCTGCATGCCGCTCAACTTGGTGGTGAGGTCGCGCAGCTCGACGGCCCGTGCGTCGGCCTCCTCGCGGGCCCGGGTGGTCTCCGAGGTCAGGGTGTCGACGTGGGCGCGGGCCCAGTCGGGCAGCGCGGCCAGCTCCTCGGCGGACGGCACCCCGGGCGGTGCCGGAGCGGGGACCGGCGGGACGGGGGGAACCGGCGGCGGGGTCGGGGCCGGTGTGGTCATGGGGCGCCTCCAGGGCAGGGTGAAGTCCCGGACCTGCCGGGAGAGTTGGTCAGCGTCCGCTGCTGCGGCGGCGCAGGGAGCGGCTCCGGGCCGCGACGGCCCGGTCGAAGGAGCGGCGGGCGGCCTGGCCGGACAGGCCCTTGGTGGACTCCGACCACAGGTCGCGCCAGCCCCCGGACTGCTCCGGCATCCACCCGTCTCGGGAGTAGACGGGGACGATCTGGCAGTGGCACATGTCGTGGTACTTGGTCAGGTCGTCCAGGTTGCTGACGTCGCCGCCGGCCAGCACCGCGATGTCGCGGCTCTTGTAGACCGCGCCGCGGGAGGCGAGCATCGCGCAGAACGCGCACGGGTCGAGGTCGGTGACGCGGGCCCAGCCGATCACCCGCTTGTCCCGCGCGGTGGCCTGCTTGACCAGCTCGCGTCCGCCGCGCAGGACTTCGCGGTCGGCGGCGCCGGCGGCGGTCGAGGAGGCGGCGGCCATCATCTGGTCGAGCTCGGCGAGGAACCCTGCGTCGTCCAGGCGCCCCCGGGCCCGGTCGTCCTCCGCCTCTGCCAGGCGGCGCTCGGCGTGGACGGGGCCGGTCACCCACAGGCTGGTGCGGGCGGCGGCGTCCATCGACTCCTCGTCCAGGTCCGGCCACTCGAAGTCCTCGTCGACGTCCACCGGTTCGTCGTCATCCGGTTCGGGCCGGTGGGGCGTGCCGGACAGTTCGGCGTAGTCCGACCACAGCGCGCCGAGCGGCACCGTGCGCTCCGGCGGGCCGCCGGTGAGCGGCGGCAGGGTGTGACCGGTGGCCAGGGCGCGCTGCAGCCGCAGGTAGGACCCGGCGAGCTGCTCGGATTCGGCGCGGTGGACGGCCACGTCCGCCAGGGCCTCGGTGAGCCAGGGGCCAGCCGAGGCGGCGGGGGCGAGCGGGCGGATCCGGCGCCGCCAGGAGGACATGACCTTGGCCGCGACGCGGGCGCCGAGGCGCCCCTGTGCGATGCGGTGGCCGTTCACCAGCGCGCCGATCCGGTCAGCCGCCACCGACGGCCACCTCGGCGGCAGTCGGCGCGGGCGCCGGTGCGGGCAGCTGGGTGGCGCGGTCCAGGGACGCGGCCAGGCGGGCAGAGGGGTCCTGTTCCTGCCACAGCTCGGTGATCCGGTCCTGCTCGGCGACCGACAGCCCGAGCGCCTCGGGCCCGTACGTGGACGGGAACACCTTGGTGGCGACCATCTTGGACACGTAGTCGGCCTTGGCCGCCATGGTCGGGGTGGACGGGTCGCGCCACACGGTGGCCAGGCGCTCCAGCCCGGAGGGGAGTTGGCCGCGGTAAGTGATCCACAGGGCCAGGCGCATGACCTGCTCCCACGCGCCGGAGAACGCGCGCATCCGGCGTTCGCAGTTCTTCACCAGCCGGGCCTCCTCGGCCCGGATGCTGTCCGCGGAGGTGGGGTTGTCCGCGCCGGCGGCGAAGTAGGACAGCGGGACGCCCTGCAGGGACGCGGCGATCTTGCCGTAGACGGTGATCGCGACATCGAAGTTGCGGAGCTCGGCGGCCGGGAACTGCCCGGCCTTCGCCTGGTCGTTCGCGAGCGCCCAGACCTTGCCGAGGTAGGCCTCCCAGGCCGGGATCTGGTTGCCGGCCGCGTCCTGGAAGTCCTCGCGAGTCGCGCCGAGGACATAGCGCTGCGGGACGGCCTGGAACTCGGTCGCGATCTGCAGGTTCGTCAGGGCCCGGCAGCAGGCATCCGCGACGGGGATCACCCGCAGCATCTCGGAGCGGCCCGACCGGTCGGAGATGCGCGGCCGGTTCACCAGCGGCACCACCGGGATCAGCGGCATGTCGTGCGCGGAGCGGTCCAGCACCACCCAGGCGCCGCCGTCCGGCTCGCGGATCAGCTGGATCGTCATGCCCGGCAGGAACAGGGTGGCGGCCGCCACCCGGCCGGCCTGCCGGTACTGCGGCAGGTCCACCTCCTCGGCGGCCTGCACGAACCGGGCGGCCGCGGTGACCTGCCGCGTCGCAGCGGAACGCTCGTGGGTCATCCACAGCGGCGACTCCACCGTGATGACCGGGTCGCCGAAGACGTCGGCGCCGACCACCGCGTACGAGCGGGCGTAGTTGAGGGCGTCCAGGTGGGCCATCTGTGAGCCCTCGTCCAGGCCGTTGGCCTGCCACAGGTCCCACAGGTCCGAGCTCGGGGCGTCCGTGGCGGAGGCGCGGAACCCCTCGATGTCCAGGCGCTCCTCGATGGTGTCGCAGGCCTGCGCCGGCCAGGCGATGACGGTCTGCAGACTCTCGTACCCGGGCGGCACGTTGAGGCCGATCGAGCGCATGTACCGGTCGGCGTCGTAGTAGCGCCCCAGCACGTCCAGGCCGCCCTCGTGGACGGGCGCGGTGCGGGAGTTCTGCAGGCGCTGCCACAGCCGGTCAAGGACCCGGCGTTCCTCGGCGGTGAGCTGGTCGGACGCCACGAGGGTGACCACCAGGGACCACCCCCTCTCCGGTTCAGCGCAGGATGAGGACGGTTCGGTCCTTCTTGGTGGCGCCCTTGGCGATGGCGTCCAGGCGGCACTGCCAGGCGAGGATCGAGGCCACCGCCGCGTCGATCTTGCGGGGGCTGTCGGGGTGTTCCTTGCCGATCTGGATGCCCGAACGGGACTCGCGGCGGCGGGCGTTGAGCATGTGCCGGGTCAGCGCCGAGGCACCTGAGTGGGTGAGCTCGCCGTCGGTGACCGCGTCGTGGAAGGCCTGGGTGGCGCGCACGATCATTAGGGCCC
This genomic interval from Kitasatospora gansuensis contains the following:
- a CDS encoding phage major capsid protein; this encodes MAEPVKLSNINATLLPPTITEPIFNRTAETSAVMQLARRIPLSMTAQTAIPVSMDIPQAGWVNEGGSKPTGTESMNVKTMAGKKVAVLVPVSEEVARSNAAGLFTQLQQDLPVALSRAFDLAAIHGKSPSGAAGPFDDYLAETTNSVVLGTATKANGGIWKDLVDGEAKVIDDNYDVTGYVADPRLRPMLLGATDTNGRPIFVDTAASLGPGAAGSRSLQGVPMAYSRGISGKLVRASTSTDTGLRMIGGDWSQAAYGVGMDITMKLSTEANYKDADGNWHSAFQENLVLLLCEAHFGFVIGDENAFVKYTGTPGGS
- a CDS encoding VG15 protein, with the protein product MAADRIGALVNGHRIAQGRLGARVAAKVMSSWRRRIRPLAPAASAGPWLTEALADVAVHRAESEQLAGSYLRLQRALATGHTLPPLTGGPPERTVPLGALWSDYAELSGTPHRPEPDDDEPVDVDEDFEWPDLDEESMDAAARTSLWVTGPVHAERRLAEAEDDRARGRLDDAGFLAELDQMMAAASSTAAGAADREVLRGGRELVKQATARDKRVIGWARVTDLDPCAFCAMLASRGAVYKSRDIAVLAGGDVSNLDDLTKYHDMCHCQIVPVYSRDGWMPEQSGGWRDLWSESTKGLSGQAARRSFDRAVAARSRSLRRRSSGR
- a CDS encoding phage portal protein; the encoded protein is MVTLVASDQLTAEERRVLDRLWQRLQNSRTAPVHEGGLDVLGRYYDADRYMRSIGLNVPPGYESLQTVIAWPAQACDTIEERLDIEGFRASATDAPSSDLWDLWQANGLDEGSQMAHLDALNYARSYAVVGADVFGDPVITVESPLWMTHERSAATRQVTAAARFVQAAEEVDLPQYRQAGRVAAATLFLPGMTIQLIREPDGGAWVVLDRSAHDMPLIPVVPLVNRPRISDRSGRSEMLRVIPVADACCRALTNLQIATEFQAVPQRYVLGATREDFQDAAGNQIPAWEAYLGKVWALANDQAKAGQFPAAELRNFDVAITVYGKIAASLQGVPLSYFAAGADNPTSADSIRAEEARLVKNCERRMRAFSGAWEQVMRLALWITYRGQLPSGLERLATVWRDPSTPTMAAKADYVSKMVATKVFPSTYGPEALGLSVAEQDRITELWQEQDPSARLAASLDRATQLPAPAPAPTAAEVAVGGG